The Lolium rigidum isolate FL_2022 chromosome 1, APGP_CSIRO_Lrig_0.1, whole genome shotgun sequence region tcctcctcctcgtcgacgaccTCCCGACCGAGGGCCCGCTCCTGGGCCTCGACCTCCTCCTTGTCtgactcctcctcgtcgtcgtctgaCCCGAGCGCGTCGAGGGAGGCGGGCCTCTCCCCGGCGGCGCGGGCCTTGGCGTCGCGGCGCGCGGTGCGGCGGAGCTTGACGAGGTTGCCCTCGATGCGGCCCTGCAGGCGGAGGCGCTTGGCGCCGAGGCCGCCCATGGACCAGTGCGCCTCGCGCGCCCAGCAGAGGAGCGCGTCGGTGACGGGCGCCGGCGGGTCGACGCGGTCGCCGGGGAAGATGCGTGGACGAGGGAGGCCGCTGCCGTAGAACCGGCCGGGACCGAGCGCGACCACCATGGTGGGATCCGGCCgaactctccctctcttcttcggtGAGCGGCCTGTGAATCCGGCGATCTCTTGGTGGCGCTGGATGTAGATGTGCAGGTGGATTGCGGCGGTGAGGGTGGGATGAGAGAGAGGGGAGTCGTGGTGGGAGGTTTATAGGTGAGAGGGACGCGCCATGGCGGGAAAGCCGGTGGGGGATTGGCGCCAAGAAAATGGCGGTAAAACAGTGCGGGAAAAACGCGGGAAGGTGTCGCGGCGCGCG contains the following coding sequences:
- the LOC124667209 gene encoding late histone H1-like, with the protein product MVVALGPGRFYGSGLPRPRIFPGDRVDPPAPVTDALLCWAREAHWSMGGLGAKRLRLQGRIEGNLVKLRRTARRDAKARAAGERPASLDALGSDDDEEESDKEEVEAQERALGREVVDEEEEDDSSESEDEELVALVTIAAAAKRKRARKLFDEFDQLEGGRKKKQKVAAVTPAKASPKTKSAAPAPAAAAPVKASLKKKVAEAKTSPKRKAAEAPAARRTSPRSKH